From Faecalicatena sp. Marseille-Q4148:
TCTCGCTTATCACACGGTACTCGATAGAACTGTCCCATATCGATTGCATTTGCACATTCTTCATTTGTCAACAGCGTTTCATACATTTTCTCACCATGACGAATTCCGATAATTTTTATTTCGTTCTCAGCATGAAAGACTTCTTTTACTGCCTGTGCTAAAACTTCAATTGTACATGCCGGAGCTTTCTGAACAAGAATATCCCCACTGTTTCCATTTTCAAACGCAAATACAACTAGCTCAACAGCTTCTTCCAGACTCATAATAAATCTTGTCATTGTCGGTTCTGTAACTGTAAGGTTTTTTCCTTCCTTGATCTGATTAATAAACAATGGAATTACAGAACCTCTTGAACACATTACATTTCCGTATCTTGTACAGCAGATCTCCGTCTTTTCCGGAGCAACTGTCCGTGATTTGGCAACAATCACTTTTTCCATCATCGCCTTGCTTGTTCCCATAGCATTTACCGGGTAAGCTGCTTTATCTGTTGAAAGACAAATAACTTTTTTAACCCCTGCGTCAATTGCTGCTGTTAATACATTCTCCGTTCCCAGCACGTTTGTTTTTACTGCCTCAACTGGGAAAAATTCACAAGATGGAACTTGTTTCAGCGCTGCAGCATGAAAAATATAATCAACCCCGTGCATAGCATTCTTTACGCTTTGCAGATCTCTTACATCTCCAATATAAAATTTAATCTTATCACTCACTTCCGGAAAATTTCTCTGATAATAGTGTCTCATATCATCCTGCTTTAATTCATCTCTGGAAAATATCCGAATTTCCTTAATATCTGTCTCTAAAAATCTGTCTAAAACCGCATTTCCAAATGATCCTGTTCCACCGGTAATTAATAATGTTGCTCCTTCAAACATATTTTTCACTCTCCTTTTATGATACAATTATTCTTTCTTGAAACTTTTTCTTAATTCTATTTCATACAATATAAAATAACTTATGAATTGCAGTATAAGTATTAACATATAACTTACAATACTTCCTACTAAACCTTTCCATTGAATTACGCTAATCGATATCACTAAACTGACTGCAAACATACATAACTGCAATATTAATTGAATTTTTGTACTATGCATCGTAATCAAAGCATTCAGCAGCACTGTCGAAGAAGCATAAAAAGCCCCTCCAACAATCACTCCCAAAAGAAGCCAGCGATATGCAAATAAATCAACACCATAAATCATCCCCAGCAAAGGGACTCCGATATAATATGCTGCCGGAAGAACAATAATCAGTACTCCAAAAATGCTTAAAACAATCCTTCTGACGGTTCTCTGAAATTCTATTTTTAAACCTTTTTCCCGGTGTTCAACCAGACTTGTCAACGAAGGCTGCAGCACAAACTGTCCAAACAACATAATAAATGTAGCCGGCATACTCAAAATCCCATAAATGGCCTGTGCTTCGCTATCTAACAATCGGTCTATAATATATCTCGGAATATTAATAATTAATGTAATAATTAATGTAAATGCAAATGTATACCATGACCTTTTAATCAAAGTCAAGCTTTCTCTTTTTTTCAGACCATACTGAAATTTTACATATTTGTGCGCATGTCTGCCTTCATATGTAATAAGAAAAACTATATTTAATACAACCAGAAACATACAGCTCATATATAAATTACGAGTATAAAAATCAATGATTCCGAATCCAATGAGACCAAGCAAGGATTTGTAGGTCATAGATTTCCCAGCTATATAAAGCAATTCTCTTTTTTGTAAAACTCCATAAAAGGCATCACTTAACGCTTCTATACATTTAAGAACACATAAAGCCAAAAATATACTTGCTTTTCCTGGATTATAATGATTTATTAACACAAAGCCCAGAGATAATACTGCTCCTATTACACATGTCAAAATTCTCGTATTAATATAGGTAGCTTCTGAAACTTCCTTATTATCATCTGTCACCTGATAGGTTCGACCGCAGAACAACGCAATTGCATTGACAATACACGCCGATGCATAAGAAAAGCTAAAGATACCTCCATCCTCAATCCCATTAATCCTGGTAACAATAATCATAAATAACAATGAATTAAAAGATAAAAAGGTAGTACCTAGTGTGTTCCATATATAGTTTTTCTTTAAATTATCTTGTTTTTGCATATGACTCTTTTTTCTTTCCAATAATGTCCCCGAAAATTTTTTCTAAATCCGATATGCATTTTTCTTTTTCGAAATGCTTCTGATAGTATTTTAATCCATTTTCTCCCCACTGTTTTAGTAAATCAGCATTCTGATAATAGTGCTCTATCAGATGCGCCAACTCTTCTGCATTTCCGGAAATTGTACATTTGCCGCACTCTGCTTCTTCTACTACTTCTTTCACTTCTCCGCTGATTGCTCCAAAAATAGGTTTGCCTGCTAACATATATGACTGAATTTTCGCCGGGAGTGTACTATTCACTACTTCATTATCTACCATTGTTATGATAAATGCATCAGCAAGCGAATAATATTTTGGCATTTCCTCTAATTTATGCATTCCATGAAATGTGATATTCCTCAACCCTTTTTCATTAGCGCTCTTTTCACATGCTTCTCTGCTCAATCCATCGCCAACAATATGAAAATGTATATCTTGTTTTTCTTTCAATAACTCTGCACATTCCACAATCGTCTCACAACTCTGTGCCGGTCCCACATTCCCTGCAAATACAATATCAAACATTTTATTATCAACAAACTTCATATTTTGATACGTATTTTCTGCATAAGATGGATAATAGATTAGACCTTTTTCCTCAGAAGAAATTCTTAGCTCATTTTCAAAATATTTTTGAAAAGATTTTGAACTAATAGTAATTACATCTGCTTGACGATATGTCCAGATGCTGATTTTTGACAATATTTTATAAATTTTACTCTCTTTCGAGATAGGACCGGTTGTAACACTGATCGGCCATTGATCAAGACAATGAATCACTAATGGGATTTTTTTCATTTTCTTTAATACGATTGCCGGCCATGCCATTGTAATTGGAGACGTCTGGTATACATATACAAGATCATACTTTCCTTTTACAAAAAGTGCTTTTAATGACCCAAAAGTAAAAAACCAAACATAATTTAACGCCATCCGCAGCGTACTTTTCCCTCTTCCAATTAAAGAACATCGTATTATTTTCACGCCATTAATCGTCTGCTTTCGGTTCCGAAACCACTTATATTCTTTTAAAACTTTTCCTTCCGGATAGTTTGGAAGTCCGGTCAAAACAGTCACTTCATGTCCTCGTTTTACCAATTCAAAACAAAGATCATTGATTCTAAAATTTTCAGGATAAAAATGTTGTCCTGCTACTAATATCTTCACGGTTATACCTCATATTTTAATACTTTTTTTATTCAATATCCCTCGTAAAATTATCCCAGAACGATGAATTTCTCTGCAGCTCTTTTTCTTCCATCTCAATTCCCACTTCTTCTGTTCTTGTCGGAATTGATGCGAAAAGATTTGTTCCAAGCGCCAGTCGATCTCCTTCTATCGTTACTCCAAGACTTGCAAGGGTTGTCGGAAACATATCCATTGTTGTAAATTCCCGATTCATTAAATTTGCCGGTACTGCGGCGGAATTAATGAATGCATTATACACTCTTCTGGAATAATCTTCCGGAATCATTTTCATGAAATCTGTTTCCAGATTTTTCATTGTCAAGTGATCTCCTGAAATGACAATTGTTGTATTGGCATAGAATGGCTGCTGTTGAATCCAACTTACAAACTCTGCAACCTGTCTGCTGGAACAAGCCATTACATTCTGATATACTGTCGGATAATCGTTTCGGCAAAGTTCGCATGTATACCCATCTTCAAAATGTGTATCTACTGTCAGCATTGTCAAATTAAACGGCTCCGGACTTGCAGATAATTCTGTCAGTTTTTGTTTTGCAATCTCAAATAAACGCTGATCTTCATATCCCCAGAAGACTTTATAGCCCGGTGGAATAAGTCCCTTTGCCGCTGCTTCATTAAAATCCAGCATTTCATAATTTCCATGACTAGAAAAATAATTTCTTCTTCCGCCAAAGGATGCATCTGAACCAATCAACAGCGTCTGACGATACCCCTGCTCTTCCAGAATATCTCCAATACTGCTGACTGCCGGAAGAAAACT
This genomic window contains:
- a CDS encoding polysaccharide biosynthesis protein — translated: MFEGATLLITGGTGSFGNAVLDRFLETDIKEIRIFSRDELKQDDMRHYYQRNFPEVSDKIKFYIGDVRDLQSVKNAMHGVDYIFHAAALKQVPSCEFFPVEAVKTNVLGTENVLTAAIDAGVKKVICLSTDKAAYPVNAMGTSKAMMEKVIVAKSRTVAPEKTEICCTRYGNVMCSRGSVIPLFINQIKEGKNLTVTEPTMTRFIMSLEEAVELVVFAFENGNSGDILVQKAPACTIEVLAQAVKEVFHAENEIKIIGIRHGEKMYETLLTNEECANAIDMGQFYRVPCDKRDLNYDKYFKDGDVKRNTLTEFNSNNTELLSVEEVKEKLLKLPYVQEELKQWEELGK
- a CDS encoding lipopolysaccharide biosynthesis protein; its protein translation is MERKKSHMQKQDNLKKNYIWNTLGTTFLSFNSLLFMIIVTRINGIEDGGIFSFSYASACIVNAIALFCGRTYQVTDDNKEVSEATYINTRILTCVIGAVLSLGFVLINHYNPGKASIFLALCVLKCIEALSDAFYGVLQKRELLYIAGKSMTYKSLLGLIGFGIIDFYTRNLYMSCMFLVVLNIVFLITYEGRHAHKYVKFQYGLKKRESLTLIKRSWYTFAFTLIITLIINIPRYIIDRLLDSEAQAIYGILSMPATFIMLFGQFVLQPSLTSLVEHREKGLKIEFQRTVRRIVLSIFGVLIIVLPAAYYIGVPLLGMIYGVDLFAYRWLLLGVIVGGAFYASSTVLLNALITMHSTKIQLILQLCMFAVSLVISISVIQWKGLVGSIVSYMLILILQFISYFILYEIELRKSFKKE
- a CDS encoding glycosyltransferase family 4 protein → MKILVAGQHFYPENFRINDLCFELVKRGHEVTVLTGLPNYPEGKVLKEYKWFRNRKQTINGVKIIRCSLIGRGKSTLRMALNYVWFFTFGSLKALFVKGKYDLVYVYQTSPITMAWPAIVLKKMKKIPLVIHCLDQWPISVTTGPISKESKIYKILSKISIWTYRQADVITISSKSFQKYFENELRISSEEKGLIYYPSYAENTYQNMKFVDNKMFDIVFAGNVGPAQSCETIVECAELLKEKQDIHFHIVGDGLSREACEKSANEKGLRNITFHGMHKLEEMPKYYSLADAFIITMVDNEVVNSTLPAKIQSYMLAGKPIFGAISGEVKEVVEEAECGKCTISGNAEELAHLIEHYYQNADLLKQWGENGLKYYQKHFEKEKCISDLEKIFGDIIGKKKESYAKTR
- a CDS encoding LTA synthase family protein; the protein is MLERIWKAIRRIFGPFFTLIMLIGLFLGVVSYYLAQWVIDTWGLLTMDEIVFHLKVPLEGTNEDMVWEAVNLCVPVAIVAVLTLLIVWIAVRKRKITKYLVWIGVMSFAVFLVKHSVDYIWEELSVDDYLKSQKTQSTFIQDNYVDPRSVQITFPEQKRNLIYIFLESMETTYASKEVGGAFDQNCIPELTALAQSNISFSNTQGLGGGYAATGATWTMGAMFAQTSGLPLSIPIDGNAMDTQASFLPAVSSIGDILEEQGYRQTLLIGSDASFGGRRNYFSSHGNYEMLDFNEAAAKGLIPPGYKVFWGYEDQRLFEIAKQKLTELSASPEPFNLTMLTVDTHFEDGYTCELCRNDYPTVYQNVMACSSRQVAEFVSWIQQQPFYANTTIVISGDHLTMKNLETDFMKMIPEDYSRRVYNAFINSAAVPANLMNREFTTMDMFPTTLASLGVTIEGDRLALGTNLFASIPTRTEEVGIEMEEKELQRNSSFWDNFTRDIE